A portion of the Simkania negevensis Z genome contains these proteins:
- the bamE gene encoding outer membrane protein assembly factor BamE domain-containing protein, translating into MKVLKFILPMLLLTGCFSRQAAMTRDGYSDVEVGMSASDVTKLYGKPYNIYSKGDEKETYEYIEKIRIGNEVIEQRRYYIVIVDGKVIGKYMKLSNPPTFNAIYSDDPYPNY; encoded by the coding sequence ATGAAAGTACTCAAGTTTATTCTTCCTATGCTTTTACTAACTGGTTGTTTTTCGCGTCAAGCTGCTATGACCCGCGATGGGTACTCTGATGTAGAAGTGGGGATGTCGGCTTCTGATGTGACAAAGTTATATGGGAAACCATATAATATCTATTCTAAAGGGGATGAAAAGGAAACATATGAGTACATTGAAAAGATCCGCATTGGCAATGAGGTGATCGAGCAACGACGCTATTACATTGTGATTGTAGATGGGAAGGTCATTGGAAAATACATGAAGCTTTCCAATCCACCGACGTTTAACGCCATCTACTCAGATGATCCGTACCCTAACTATTAA
- a CDS encoding biotin--[acetyl-CoA-carboxylase] ligase, which translates to MSLEVAKIHLKTVTSTNTWAKENSSHFDLGKMTRVTASEQTQGRGRFNRSWISPEGVNIYVTYFFTIRKNGVDLNNLSQLLCLSIVKMLHHQKLAPQIKWPNDILVNGKKIAGILCEVVDQGDNHGVVIGAGINVNMAKEDLNLIDQPATSLMQEKGHVFPLEPLLDLLDKFFAVDLDLYKTEGFKPFYKTYDELLTHKGQPITLRQNGDTLTGTLHSLNPDGRLNLLLSSGEIKTVSSGEIKK; encoded by the coding sequence ATGTCTCTAGAAGTTGCAAAAATCCACTTAAAAACGGTCACTTCGACCAACACATGGGCAAAAGAAAACTCTTCTCATTTTGACTTAGGCAAAATGACCCGTGTAACCGCTTCAGAGCAGACGCAAGGGAGAGGGCGCTTCAACAGAAGCTGGATCTCTCCAGAAGGCGTCAACATCTATGTCACTTATTTTTTTACCATTCGAAAAAATGGTGTCGACCTCAATAACCTTTCTCAGCTCCTTTGCCTAAGCATTGTCAAAATGCTGCACCACCAAAAACTTGCCCCACAAATCAAATGGCCAAATGATATCCTCGTAAATGGAAAAAAGATTGCCGGTATTCTTTGTGAAGTTGTCGATCAGGGTGACAACCATGGCGTGGTTATCGGAGCTGGCATCAATGTGAACATGGCTAAAGAAGACCTCAACCTCATCGATCAACCCGCAACTTCTCTCATGCAAGAAAAAGGCCATGTGTTTCCTCTCGAACCTCTACTCGACCTTCTCGATAAATTCTTTGCCGTCGACCTGGACCTTTATAAAACTGAAGGGTTCAAACCATTTTACAAAACATATGATGAGCTCCTGACCCATAAAGGACAACCCATTACTTTACGCCAAAATGGAGATACCTTAACTGGCACACTCCACTCGCTCAATCCTGATGGTCGGCTCAACCTTCTCCTCTCTTCAGGAGAAATCAAAACCGTAAGCTCCGGAGAAATCAAAAAATGA
- a CDS encoding BPL-N domain-containing protein — protein MATQLRLSLTDLQTPIRSILIYNGAGVYGESVSKLMRLFGYVSGPWKIREIGEKEVDPDRWSPAETLFILPGGKAGEYDMHLGAQVKKLRKFVEEGGLFFSVCGGSYFASKQTIYQLSTQECLEKTRELGFFKGVAQGPLIPSHSDDISFHHGALQVRWKDTKRKASVLISGGGAFIPTEESKGYEVLVSYDDPRIPEKLSAAVVKCYVGKGRAILSNLHLGYHASDIDVPVYEKYFPAHDWKQIVSSLEGTEDFRVQCFADLLLSLTD, from the coding sequence ATGGCAACGCAATTAAGATTATCACTTACAGACTTGCAAACACCTATTCGCTCAATTCTAATTTACAATGGGGCTGGGGTTTATGGAGAAAGTGTCTCCAAACTCATGCGCCTGTTTGGATATGTCAGTGGCCCTTGGAAAATTAGGGAAATTGGGGAGAAAGAAGTTGATCCCGATAGATGGTCTCCAGCAGAAACCCTTTTCATTTTGCCGGGAGGAAAAGCCGGGGAATATGACATGCACCTTGGAGCGCAAGTCAAAAAGCTCAGGAAGTTTGTGGAAGAAGGAGGGCTTTTTTTTAGTGTTTGTGGGGGGAGTTACTTTGCCTCTAAACAGACAATTTACCAACTTTCAACCCAAGAATGTCTGGAGAAAACACGCGAGCTTGGATTTTTCAAAGGAGTTGCGCAAGGGCCTTTGATTCCTTCACATTCAGACGACATTTCTTTTCATCATGGCGCCTTACAAGTTCGATGGAAAGACACCAAGCGAAAAGCTTCTGTGCTCATCAGTGGAGGGGGAGCGTTCATCCCTACTGAAGAGAGCAAAGGCTACGAAGTACTCGTCTCGTATGATGATCCTCGGATTCCAGAAAAGCTCTCTGCTGCTGTGGTCAAATGCTATGTTGGAAAGGGACGGGCGATCCTGTCGAATTTGCATTTGGGGTACCATGCAAGCGATATCGATGTGCCGGTCTACGAAAAGTATTTTCCGGCACACGATTGGAAACAGATCGTATCAAGTCTCGAAGGAACAGAGGATTTTAGGGTCCAATGTTTCGCAGACTTATTACTGTCTCTTACTGATTAA
- a CDS encoding FtsW/RodA/SpoVE family cell cycle protein has translation MWNHQYLRRLDFRTFPLLLGLMIASLLVISATSITDTYGAEIGFFTPLVKSQLQWFGMGTVAYVFFAGLDYHKLREWAWIFYFVTIVMLLGLFFTDSIKNVHRWYRIPIIGIGVQPSECAKLSLILTLSWFLEKKGRAVGDWSTFFQASVIALIPFALILKQPDLGSALVLYPITLGMFYFGGVNKKVVMILATLGLVAIFFTALIFLGVISHEDMRPFVTHFLKDYQYERLNPATYHHQAAQTAIALGKYTGSGFRESVFTGHGFLPAASTDSVFPAFAEEFGLFGAFFILLLFFGLIYCSFQVTAVARDHFGRVLSAGVTIYLAIHVVVNIGMMCGFLPITGVPLLLMTYGGSSVLWTMIALGILQSVYTRRYMF, from the coding sequence ATGTGGAACCACCAGTACTTACGCCGCCTCGACTTTCGTACATTTCCCCTCCTTTTGGGGCTGATGATTGCTAGTTTGCTTGTCATTTCAGCCACATCCATCACAGATACTTATGGAGCCGAAATCGGGTTTTTCACTCCTCTTGTCAAAAGTCAGTTGCAATGGTTTGGGATGGGAACAGTTGCCTACGTATTTTTTGCCGGCCTTGACTATCATAAGCTCCGTGAGTGGGCTTGGATTTTTTACTTTGTAACAATTGTAATGTTACTTGGTCTTTTTTTTACAGACTCAATTAAAAATGTTCATAGATGGTACCGCATTCCGATTATTGGCATTGGTGTCCAACCATCTGAGTGCGCCAAGCTTTCATTGATCTTAACTTTAAGTTGGTTTCTCGAAAAAAAAGGGCGAGCTGTGGGGGATTGGAGCACTTTTTTTCAAGCGTCTGTGATTGCCCTCATTCCGTTTGCTCTCATTTTGAAACAACCTGATTTGGGTTCTGCGCTCGTCTTATATCCAATCACTTTAGGAATGTTTTATTTTGGAGGAGTGAACAAAAAGGTTGTCATGATTTTGGCCACCTTGGGTCTTGTGGCGATTTTCTTCACAGCTCTTATTTTCCTTGGGGTGATTTCTCATGAAGATATGCGCCCTTTTGTCACCCATTTTTTAAAAGATTACCAGTATGAGCGACTCAACCCTGCGACTTACCATCATCAAGCAGCACAAACTGCCATTGCTTTAGGCAAATATACAGGAAGTGGGTTTCGAGAAAGTGTCTTTACCGGTCATGGCTTTTTGCCGGCGGCTTCAACCGACTCAGTTTTTCCGGCTTTTGCTGAAGAATTTGGATTATTTGGAGCATTTTTTATCCTCCTCTTGTTTTTCGGATTGATTTATTGTAGTTTTCAAGTTACCGCAGTTGCGCGCGACCACTTTGGGCGCGTTCTTTCAGCGGGCGTAACGATTTATCTCGCCATTCACGTTGTGGTAAATATCGGGATGATGTGCGGCTTTTTGCCAATCACAGGAGTGCCTCTTTTACTCATGACGTATGGAGGATCTTCTGTTTTGTGGACAATGATTGCGCTGGGCATATTGCAAAGCGTTTATACAAGAAGGTATATGTTTTGA